Proteins co-encoded in one Paraburkholderia terrae genomic window:
- the fliO gene encoding flagellar biosynthetic protein FliO, translating into MKHAVTRAASHGSGMPLPRRARFMSTVVVAGLMLCASAFHLAHAADMNAVNNAAKIASSVGAGTAVPSLGVGAVLQTIVGLAVVIGLVFGFAWLARRFGLQPGQRGGIVKTIGGTSLGGKERVAVVEIGDTWLVLGAAPGNVRLLHTMPAGSASGATLPTGTPFSVPGASNPGGPVQLSGTFGQRFRDALKNEAAKRFQRRASGEQ; encoded by the coding sequence ATGAAACATGCAGTAACCCGGGCCGCGTCCCACGGGAGCGGCATGCCGCTGCCGCGCCGCGCCCGTTTCATGTCGACGGTGGTTGTGGCTGGGCTCATGCTCTGCGCCAGCGCATTCCATCTCGCCCACGCCGCCGACATGAATGCCGTCAACAACGCCGCGAAGATCGCCTCGAGCGTCGGCGCGGGAACGGCGGTGCCGTCGCTCGGCGTCGGCGCCGTGTTGCAGACGATCGTCGGTCTTGCTGTCGTGATCGGCCTCGTGTTCGGCTTCGCATGGCTCGCGCGCCGCTTCGGCCTGCAACCGGGCCAGCGCGGCGGGATCGTGAAGACGATCGGCGGCACGTCGCTTGGCGGCAAGGAACGCGTGGCCGTCGTCGAGATCGGCGATACGTGGCTCGTGCTCGGCGCTGCGCCCGGCAACGTGCGCCTGTTGCATACGATGCCTGCCGGCTCGGCGTCGGGCGCAACCCTTCCCACCGGCACGCCTTTTTCGGTGCCCGGCGCATCCAATCCCGGCGGCCCGGTCCAGTTGAGCGGCACCTTCGGACAACGCTTTCGCGACGCGCTCAAAAACGAAGCGGCCAAACGTTTCCAGCGACGCGCGAGCGGAGAACAGTAA
- the flgL gene encoding flagellar hook-associated protein FlgL, which yields MRISTSQYFGMNVQTMDDQQSTLASLYQQLSSGVSLATPSDNPVGAAQAVQLSMQGATLSQYADNQNTALAALQSEDGSLSSINNVLTSISTQLVRAGDGSLNDGDRGAIATQLQGLRNQLMGLANGTDGSGNYLYAGYQAGTPPFSINASGAVQYNGDSGVQNVQVTGTRNIAIGDTGQAVFLSISPAGSAAVTAGNSANTGTGTIGNVSVTNPTDPTNQHQYTINFTSATTYTITDATTSTTSAPQTFTAGQAISLGGGGQNVTISGSPNAGDAFSVTPAAQSNKDVFANLDSVIAALQTPVSGTGGQANLTNALGTALTQLHNTMNNVTSIQTSVGGREQEVEALQTVTQTNSLQTTSNLADLTQTDLTSVISKYTMTQFSLQAAQQGFSMIQKLSLFDYIGN from the coding sequence ATGCGCATCTCTACTTCGCAATACTTCGGCATGAACGTCCAGACGATGGACGATCAGCAATCCACGCTCGCGTCGCTGTATCAGCAACTGTCGAGCGGCGTGAGTCTCGCGACGCCGTCGGACAACCCGGTCGGCGCGGCGCAGGCCGTGCAGCTCAGCATGCAGGGCGCGACGCTGTCGCAGTACGCCGACAACCAGAACACCGCGCTCGCTGCGCTGCAATCCGAGGACGGCTCGCTGTCCAGCATCAACAACGTGCTGACGTCGATCAGCACGCAGCTCGTGCGCGCGGGTGACGGCTCGCTCAACGACGGCGACCGCGGCGCGATCGCGACGCAGCTGCAGGGCTTGCGCAATCAGCTGATGGGTCTTGCGAACGGCACCGACGGCTCGGGCAACTATCTGTACGCCGGCTATCAGGCAGGGACGCCGCCGTTCTCGATCAACGCGAGCGGCGCTGTTCAGTACAACGGCGACAGCGGCGTGCAGAATGTGCAGGTGACGGGCACCCGTAACATCGCGATCGGCGATACGGGCCAGGCGGTGTTCCTGAGCATCTCGCCGGCGGGCAGCGCGGCCGTGACGGCGGGCAATTCGGCCAACACGGGCACGGGCACGATCGGCAATGTTTCGGTGACCAATCCGACCGACCCGACGAACCAGCACCAGTACACGATCAACTTCACGTCCGCGACGACGTACACGATCACCGACGCCACCACGTCGACGACGAGCGCGCCGCAGACCTTCACGGCTGGCCAGGCGATTTCGCTTGGCGGCGGCGGCCAGAACGTGACGATTTCCGGCTCGCCCAATGCGGGCGATGCGTTCTCGGTGACGCCCGCGGCGCAGTCGAACAAAGACGTATTCGCGAATCTCGACAGCGTGATTGCCGCGCTGCAAACGCCCGTCTCGGGCACGGGCGGCCAGGCGAACCTGACGAACGCGTTGGGCACGGCGCTGACGCAGTTGCATAACACGATGAATAACGTGACGTCGATCCAGACGTCGGTCGGTGGTCGAGAGCAGGAAGTTGAGGCGCTGCAGACGGTGACGCAGACGAACTCGTTGCAGACCACGAGCAATCTTGCGGATCTGACGCAGACTGATCTGACGTCGGTGATCAGTAAGTACACGATGACTCAATTTTCGCTGCAGGCGGCGCAGCAGGGTTTTTCGATGATTCAGAAGTTGTCGTTGTTTGATTACATCGGGAATTGA
- the fliQ gene encoding flagellar biosynthesis protein FliQ yields MTPETVTTLAHEAMYIALLLAAPPLFVGLVVGLIVSLFQAATQINEATLSFIPKLFAIAVTLVLIGPWMLAKMLDYMRHMFTSIPTLAN; encoded by the coding sequence ATGACGCCGGAAACCGTCACCACGCTCGCGCACGAAGCGATGTACATTGCGTTGCTGCTGGCTGCGCCGCCGCTTTTCGTGGGGCTGGTTGTCGGTCTGATCGTGAGCCTGTTTCAGGCCGCGACGCAGATCAACGAAGCGACGCTGTCGTTCATTCCGAAGCTGTTCGCGATCGCCGTGACGCTGGTGCTGATCGGTCCGTGGATGCTCGCGAAGATGCTCGATTACATGCGTCACATGTTCACCAGCATTCCGACGCTCGCGAACTGA
- a CDS encoding flagellar hook-length control protein FliK, giving the protein MSPLSLINSLLGSTSGTSGSSASNSVNTSTLPFSTTLQQSIAAQSQIVAPSPAPAPAPTPSPSASNGSSVHDVPPADNSSNNTSAADSSNDTDSTKSANQSDNTQQSSASNGANGADGTNGANGKDKTDTASKPDDGAPTKGAAAAETAVAAAAAAAAVQAQAQASGAADAANAATADAQPSTPASPPVAGNTTTPVIQTPSKKIASLDPKATQDALQAAFAAMANGQGATPATGVSASTGSGTSATGDATLGGAGAGAGKGLTLGDLRNMKGDATANGTNATAATTPAAAAAAQPSPAETLAAASASVSQASAGPAANTDTSAALAATQAASAAAASATTTVTQGSNPATAAMANAIAPQVGAHDWEDAFSQKVVFLTNAHQQTAELTLNPRDLGPLQVVLQVADNHAHALFVSQHQQVREAVEAALPKLREAMEQGGIGLGSASVTDGFARQSSQQGQEQGSGARGGRSSGRGDAGIEVADSGATTVSMPVRRTVGLVDTFA; this is encoded by the coding sequence ATGTCGCCTCTTTCACTGATCAACTCGCTGCTCGGCTCGACGAGCGGCACATCGGGCAGCAGCGCGTCGAACAGCGTGAACACCAGCACGCTGCCGTTCTCGACGACGCTGCAGCAAAGCATCGCCGCGCAGAGCCAGATCGTCGCGCCTTCGCCCGCTCCCGCGCCGGCACCGACGCCGTCGCCGTCCGCATCGAATGGTTCCAGCGTGCATGACGTGCCGCCCGCCGATAACAGCTCGAACAACACGAGCGCCGCCGACAGCTCGAACGACACCGACAGCACCAAGTCCGCGAACCAGAGCGACAACACGCAGCAAAGCAGCGCGTCGAACGGCGCCAACGGTGCAGACGGCACGAATGGCGCGAACGGCAAGGACAAGACCGACACGGCCTCGAAGCCGGACGACGGCGCGCCGACCAAGGGCGCCGCAGCCGCAGAGACGGCAGTAGCCGCAGCGGCCGCAGCCGCCGCGGTGCAAGCTCAGGCACAGGCGAGCGGCGCGGCCGATGCAGCGAATGCGGCAACGGCCGACGCACAGCCGTCGACACCCGCTTCGCCCCCGGTCGCCGGCAACACGACGACGCCCGTGATCCAGACACCGTCGAAGAAGATCGCATCGCTCGATCCGAAAGCGACTCAAGACGCATTGCAGGCCGCCTTCGCCGCGATGGCGAACGGCCAGGGCGCAACGCCTGCGACGGGCGTGAGCGCATCCACCGGCTCGGGCACGTCGGCCACCGGCGACGCGACGCTCGGCGGCGCTGGCGCAGGTGCCGGCAAGGGCCTGACGCTCGGCGACTTGCGCAACATGAAGGGCGACGCGACGGCGAACGGTACGAATGCCACCGCCGCCACGACACCGGCCGCTGCAGCCGCCGCGCAGCCGAGCCCTGCCGAAACGCTTGCCGCTGCCAGCGCGAGCGTCTCGCAGGCGAGCGCCGGGCCCGCCGCGAATACCGACACGAGCGCCGCGCTCGCCGCGACTCAGGCCGCATCGGCGGCGGCTGCGAGTGCAACGACGACGGTGACGCAGGGTTCCAACCCGGCAACGGCCGCGATGGCGAACGCGATCGCGCCGCAAGTCGGAGCGCACGATTGGGAAGACGCGTTCAGCCAGAAGGTCGTGTTCCTCACCAACGCGCATCAGCAGACGGCGGAACTCACGCTCAATCCGCGCGACCTCGGCCCGCTACAGGTCGTCCTCCAGGTTGCCGATAACCATGCACATGCCCTTTTTGTTTCGCAGCATCAGCAGGTGCGGGAGGCGGTCGAAGCCGCGCTGCCGAAACTGCGCGAAGCGATGGAGCAAGGCGGCATTGGTCTGGGCAGCGCCAGCGTCACCGACGGCTTTGCCCGCCAGAGCAGCCAGCAGGGCCAGGAACAAGGCAGCGGCGCGCGCGGTGGCCGCAGCAGTGGCCGTGGCGATGCGGGCATCGAGGTGGCGGATAGCGGCGCGACGACGGTGAGCATGCCTGTGCGACGCACGGTTGGGTTGGTGGACACGTTCGCGTGA
- the fliJ gene encoding flagellar export protein FliJ, protein MSKHFPIKTLIGLAQDDVDAAARKLGRVQRERNDVEAQLTALIEYRDEYHRRFTETAKAGMPAGNMRNFQAFIDTLDAAIEQQRGLLATATARVEAAKPEWQHSKQKLGSYEVLEARGIAAEAKVAARREQRDADEFGARILRMRAEGA, encoded by the coding sequence ATGAGCAAGCACTTTCCGATCAAGACGCTGATTGGCCTCGCACAGGACGACGTCGACGCCGCCGCGCGCAAGCTCGGCCGCGTGCAGCGCGAGCGCAACGATGTCGAAGCGCAGCTGACCGCGCTCATCGAATACCGCGACGAGTATCACCGCCGTTTCACGGAAACCGCCAAGGCGGGGATGCCCGCCGGCAACATGCGCAACTTTCAGGCGTTCATCGACACGCTCGATGCCGCCATCGAACAGCAGCGCGGCTTGCTGGCCACGGCGACGGCGCGTGTCGAAGCCGCCAAGCCCGAATGGCAGCACAGCAAGCAGAAGCTCGGTTCATACGAAGTACTGGAAGCACGCGGCATCGCCGCTGAAGCAAAAGTCGCGGCGCGCCGCGAGCAACGGGACGCCGACGAGTTCGGCGCACGAATTCTCCGGATGCGCGCGGAAGGCGCATGA
- the fliL gene encoding flagellar basal body-associated protein FliL, with translation MATTTANQQANAKPSSPGLVKRILVILLIVLVAAGAAGAATWFFMSKRAPAAATAAAPAPAPAPIFFPLESMTVNLQSDDGQQHYLRIGLTLKLNDQKVQEHLTEHMPEVRSRVLLALSNKHPEELATLDGKKALAVELEKLIEEPTEANGQPVHVSDVLFTEFVVQ, from the coding sequence ATGGCAACCACGACCGCAAACCAGCAAGCCAACGCGAAGCCCTCCTCTCCGGGCCTCGTCAAGCGCATATTGGTGATCCTGCTGATCGTACTGGTCGCGGCAGGCGCAGCCGGCGCCGCCACCTGGTTCTTCATGTCGAAGCGCGCGCCTGCCGCCGCGACGGCAGCAGCGCCGGCGCCCGCGCCTGCTCCCATCTTCTTTCCGCTCGAATCGATGACGGTGAATCTGCAGTCCGACGACGGCCAGCAGCACTACCTGCGCATTGGTCTGACGCTGAAGCTGAACGACCAGAAGGTGCAGGAACATTTGACTGAACACATGCCCGAAGTCCGCAGCCGCGTGCTGCTCGCGCTGTCGAACAAGCATCCCGAGGAACTCGCGACGCTCGACGGCAAGAAAGCACTCGCCGTGGAACTCGAAAAGCTGATCGAAGAGCCGACCGAGGCCAACGGTCAACCCGTGCACGTTTCCGACGTGCTGTTCACCGAATTCGTCGTCCAGTAA
- the fliR gene encoding flagellar biosynthetic protein FliR — protein MFSVTYEQLNVWLTAFLWPFVRILALMATAPAFGDKSLPTRVKVALAGFITLIVAPTIVALPQVTVFSAQGVWIIVNQFLIGAALGFTMQLVFGAIQAAGDIMGMSMGLGFATFFDPHAAGATDVMSRYMNMLAILTFLAFDGHLQVISALIQTFQALPVSANVLGANGWRVLAGWGSTVISAALLLSLPIVTALLITNLALGILNRAAPQIGVFQVGLPVTVITGLLLIQLMLPNMMPFFARLFESGIEQMGRVAAGLR, from the coding sequence ATGTTCTCCGTCACCTACGAACAGCTGAACGTCTGGCTGACCGCGTTCCTGTGGCCGTTCGTGCGGATTCTTGCGCTGATGGCGACGGCGCCCGCGTTCGGCGACAAGTCGTTGCCGACTCGCGTGAAGGTCGCTCTGGCGGGTTTTATTACGCTGATCGTTGCGCCGACTATCGTTGCGTTGCCGCAGGTTACTGTGTTTTCCGCGCAGGGCGTGTGGATCATCGTCAACCAGTTTTTGATCGGTGCGGCGCTTGGTTTTACGATGCAGCTAGTGTTTGGTGCGATTCAGGCCGCCGGCGACATTATGGGCATGAGCATGGGGCTCGGGTTCGCGACGTTCTTCGATCCGCATGCTGCGGGGGCCACGGATGTCATGTCGCGCTACATGAATATGCTCGCGATTTTGACTTTTCTCGCGTTTGATGGGCATTTGCAGGTTATCTCTGCGTTGATTCAGACGTTTCAGGCGCTGCCTGTGTCGGCTAATGTGCTTGGGGCTAATGGATGGCGAGTACTCGCCGGGTGGGGGAGCACTGTGATCAGTGCAGCTCTGCTGCTGTCTCTGCCGATTGTCACTGCGCTGCTTATCACTAATCTTGCGCTTGGGATTCTTAATCGGGCTGCGCCGCAGATTGGGGTTTTTCAGGTTGGGCTGCCTGTTACCGTTATTACTGGGTTGCTGCTGATTCAGTTGATGTTGCCTAATATGATGCCGTTCTTTGCCCGGTTGTTTGAGAGTGGGATTGAGCAGATGGGGCGGGTGGCGGCTGGGTTGAGGTGA
- the fliM gene encoding flagellar motor switch protein FliM, which yields MGHEEFMSQEEVDALLKGVTGESDSQSDQGDRSGVRPYNIATQERIVRGRMPGLEIINDRFARLLRVGIFNFMRRTAEISVGPVKVQKYSEFTRNLPIPTNLNLVHVKPLRGTSLFVFDPNLVFFVVDNLFGGDGRFHTRVEGRDFTQTEQRIISKLLGLVFEHYTTAWKSVRPMQFEYVRSEMHTQFANVATPNEIVIVTQFSIEFGPTGGTLHICMPYSMIEPIRDVLSSPIQGEALEVDRRWVRVLSQQVQAAEVELTADLAQVPVTFQDILNMKAGDVLPINIPEHITAKVDGVPVMECGYGIFNGQYALRVQKMISAAEQMKEAGYD from the coding sequence ATGGGCCACGAAGAGTTCATGTCCCAGGAGGAGGTCGATGCCCTCCTGAAGGGCGTCACCGGCGAGTCTGACTCGCAATCCGATCAGGGCGATCGGTCCGGCGTCCGCCCGTACAACATTGCGACGCAGGAACGCATCGTTCGCGGCCGGATGCCCGGCCTCGAAATCATCAACGACCGGTTCGCGCGTCTGTTGCGCGTCGGCATATTCAACTTCATGCGGCGTACGGCGGAAATTTCCGTCGGCCCGGTGAAGGTGCAGAAGTACAGCGAGTTCACGCGCAACCTGCCGATCCCGACGAACCTGAACCTCGTCCACGTGAAGCCTCTGCGCGGCACGTCGCTGTTCGTGTTCGATCCGAACCTCGTGTTCTTCGTGGTCGACAACCTGTTCGGCGGCGACGGGCGTTTCCATACGCGCGTCGAAGGCCGCGACTTCACGCAGACCGAGCAGCGCATCATCAGCAAGCTGCTTGGCCTCGTGTTCGAGCACTACACGACGGCATGGAAGAGCGTGCGCCCGATGCAGTTCGAATACGTGCGCTCGGAAATGCACACGCAGTTCGCCAACGTCGCGACCCCGAACGAAATCGTGATCGTCACACAGTTCTCGATCGAATTCGGGCCGACGGGCGGCACGCTGCATATCTGCATGCCGTACTCGATGATCGAGCCGATCCGCGACGTGCTGTCATCGCCGATCCAGGGTGAAGCGCTCGAAGTGGACCGCCGCTGGGTGCGCGTGCTGTCGCAGCAGGTGCAGGCAGCCGAAGTGGAACTGACGGCGGATCTCGCGCAGGTCCCCGTGACGTTCCAGGACATTCTCAACATGAAGGCGGGCGACGTGCTGCCCATCAACATTCCCGAGCACATCACGGCGAAGGTCGACGGCGTGCCGGTGATGGAATGCGGCTACGGAATTTTCAATGGTCAATACGCATTGCGCGTGCAGAAGATGATCAGCGCAGCGGAACAGATGAAGGAAGCGGGATATGACTGA
- the fliN gene encoding flagellar motor switch protein FliN, with protein sequence MTELNSTPDMDMPEESKVNDPLPGSGAEEAALDDWASALAEQNDNTSVSATTAGVFQPLSKVEPSTTRNDIDMILDIPVQMTVELGRTKIAIRNLLQLAQGSVVELDGLAGEPMDVLVNGCLIAQGEVVVVNDKFGIRLTDIITPSERIRKLNR encoded by the coding sequence ATGACTGAGTTGAACTCGACACCCGATATGGACATGCCGGAAGAGTCGAAGGTGAATGATCCGTTGCCCGGCTCGGGCGCCGAAGAAGCGGCCCTCGACGATTGGGCGAGCGCGCTCGCCGAGCAGAACGACAACACGTCGGTCAGCGCAACCACGGCTGGCGTGTTCCAGCCGCTGTCGAAGGTCGAGCCGTCCACGACGCGCAACGACATCGACATGATTCTGGACATTCCCGTTCAGATGACGGTCGAGCTGGGCCGCACGAAGATCGCGATTCGCAACCTGCTGCAACTCGCGCAGGGTTCCGTCGTCGAGCTGGATGGTCTCGCGGGCGAGCCGATGGACGTGCTCGTCAACGGCTGCCTGATCGCGCAGGGCGAAGTGGTGGTCGTGAACGACAAGTTCGGTATTCGCCTGACCGACATCATCACGCCGTCCGAGCGTATCCGGAAGCTGAACCGATGA
- the fliP gene encoding flagellar type III secretion system pore protein FliP (The bacterial flagellar biogenesis protein FliP forms a type III secretion system (T3SS)-type pore required for flagellar assembly.), with protein MKKRILKGAALIAPLAVPALLFALPTLSHAQANGLPAFNTSPGPNGGTTYSLSVQTMLLLTMLSFLPAMVLMMTSFTRIIIVLSLLRQAIGTPTTPPNQVMVGLALFLTLFVMTPVLDKAYTDGYKPFSEGTIQMDEAVKRGVAPFKAFMLKQTRESDLALFARISHAAPMQGPEDVPLSLLVPSFVTSELKTGFQIGFTVFIPFVIIDMVVASVLMSMGMMMISPATISLPFKLMLFVLVDGWQLIIGSLAQSFV; from the coding sequence ATGAAAAAGCGCATCCTGAAGGGCGCTGCGCTGATTGCGCCGCTCGCCGTGCCCGCGCTGCTGTTCGCGCTGCCGACGCTGTCGCACGCGCAGGCCAACGGCCTGCCCGCCTTCAACACGAGCCCCGGCCCGAACGGCGGCACGACGTACTCGCTGAGCGTGCAAACGATGCTGCTGCTCACGATGCTGTCGTTCCTGCCTGCGATGGTGTTGATGATGACGAGCTTCACGCGCATCATCATCGTGTTGTCGCTGCTGCGTCAGGCGATCGGCACGCCGACCACGCCGCCCAACCAGGTGATGGTCGGTCTTGCGCTGTTTCTCACGTTGTTCGTGATGACGCCCGTGCTCGACAAGGCCTACACCGATGGCTACAAGCCCTTCTCCGAAGGCACGATCCAGATGGACGAGGCGGTGAAGCGCGGCGTTGCGCCGTTCAAGGCGTTCATGCTGAAGCAGACCCGCGAGAGCGATCTCGCGTTGTTCGCACGCATCTCGCACGCCGCGCCGATGCAGGGCCCGGAAGACGTGCCGCTGTCGCTGCTGGTGCCGTCGTTCGTGACGAGCGAACTGAAGACGGGTTTTCAGATTGGCTTCACCGTGTTCATTCCGTTTGTGATCATCGACATGGTGGTGGCGAGCGTGCTGATGTCGATGGGCATGATGATGATTTCGCCCGCGACCATTTCGCTGCCGTTCAAGCTGATGCTGTTCGTGCTGGTCGATGGCTGGCAGTTGATCATCGGCTCGCTTGCGCAGAGCTTCGTCTGA
- the fliI gene encoding flagellar protein export ATPase FliI: MVKPTIEDIQHSDLTPLERELALASFGAEALTVAQMEESLAALESAISDAHSAGQSRDETHDDTNGNASGAHPAAAPASRESAAAQKRAPDPALASNPHLQAWRNRLNGLRERNQIARPLRACGRLTRAAGLVLEAVGLRLAVGSEVMIELPPGSSRTMAEAEVVGFHGDKLFLMPTTEVAGLLPGARVYPLEVAPIADPMAGAKRLPVGWELLGRVVDASGKPLDGFGPLNARNDAPLTAPTINPLHREPIHKVLDVGVRAINALLTVGRGQRMGLFAGSGVGKSVLLGTMARYTSAEVIVIGLIGERGREVKEFIEQILGEEGLARSVVVAAPADVSPLLRMQAAAYTTSLAEYFRDQGKHVLLLMDSLTRYAMAQREIALAIGEPPATKGYPPSVFAKLPALVERTGNGPEGGGSITAFYTVLTEGDDQQDPIADSARAILDGHIVLSRALAEAGHYPAIDIEASISRAMTSLISDAHLDRTRQFKQMLSRYQRNRDLINVGAYSSGRDAVLDKAIALYPRMEAFLQQGFRESAGFDASIAHLDSLFG; the protein is encoded by the coding sequence ATGGTAAAGCCGACCATCGAAGACATTCAGCACAGCGACCTCACGCCGCTCGAGCGCGAGCTGGCGCTGGCGTCGTTCGGCGCGGAAGCGCTCACCGTCGCGCAGATGGAAGAGTCGCTCGCCGCGTTGGAGTCCGCGATTTCGGACGCGCATTCGGCGGGCCAATCCCGCGATGAAACGCACGACGACACAAACGGCAACGCCAGTGGCGCACATCCCGCTGCCGCGCCCGCGAGCCGCGAATCGGCGGCTGCGCAAAAGCGCGCGCCCGATCCCGCACTCGCATCCAATCCGCATCTGCAGGCGTGGCGCAATCGTTTGAATGGCCTGCGCGAGCGCAACCAGATAGCGCGCCCACTGCGCGCCTGCGGCCGCCTGACGCGTGCCGCCGGGCTGGTGCTCGAAGCCGTCGGCCTGCGGCTGGCCGTCGGCTCGGAAGTGATGATCGAGCTGCCGCCCGGCAGTTCGCGCACGATGGCCGAAGCCGAAGTGGTCGGTTTTCACGGCGACAAGCTCTTTCTGATGCCGACGACGGAAGTCGCCGGTCTGCTGCCCGGCGCGCGCGTCTATCCGCTGGAAGTGGCGCCTATCGCCGATCCGATGGCGGGCGCGAAGCGTCTGCCCGTCGGCTGGGAACTGCTCGGCCGCGTGGTCGACGCATCGGGCAAGCCGCTCGACGGCTTCGGCCCGCTCAACGCGCGCAACGACGCGCCGCTCACGGCACCGACCATCAACCCGCTGCATCGCGAGCCGATTCACAAGGTGCTCGACGTCGGCGTGCGCGCGATCAACGCGTTGCTCACCGTCGGACGCGGCCAGCGCATGGGCCTGTTCGCCGGTTCGGGCGTCGGTAAGTCGGTGCTGCTCGGCACGATGGCGCGCTACACCAGCGCCGAAGTGATCGTGATCGGCCTGATCGGCGAACGTGGCCGCGAAGTGAAGGAATTCATCGAGCAGATTCTCGGCGAGGAAGGTCTCGCGCGCTCCGTCGTCGTGGCCGCGCCCGCGGACGTCTCCCCGCTGCTGCGGATGCAGGCCGCCGCCTACACGACCTCGCTCGCCGAATATTTCCGCGATCAGGGCAAGCACGTGCTGTTGCTGATGGACTCGCTCACGCGTTACGCGATGGCGCAGCGCGAGATCGCGCTGGCGATCGGCGAGCCGCCCGCGACCAAGGGCTATCCGCCGTCCGTGTTCGCGAAGCTGCCTGCGCTCGTCGAGCGTACGGGCAACGGCCCGGAAGGCGGCGGTTCGATTACTGCGTTCTATACCGTGCTGACGGAAGGCGACGACCAGCAGGACCCGATCGCCGACTCGGCGCGTGCGATTCTCGACGGCCATATCGTGCTGTCGCGCGCGCTTGCCGAAGCGGGCCATTACCCTGCCATCGACATCGAAGCGTCGATCAGCCGCGCGATGACCTCGCTCATCAGCGACGCGCATCTCGATCGCACGCGGCAGTTCAAGCAGATGCTATCGCGCTACCAGCGCAACCGCGATCTGATCAACGTCGGCGCGTATTCGTCGGGACGCGACGCCGTGCTCGACAAGGCCATCGCACTGTATCCGCGGATGGAAGCGTTCCTGCAGCAAGGTTTTCGCGAAAGCGCCGGCTTCGACGCCAGCATCGCGCACCTCGATTCGCTGTTCGGCTAG